In Pajaroellobacter abortibovis, the following are encoded in one genomic region:
- the ctaD gene encoding cytochrome c oxidase subunit I — protein sequence MKDELNTNYLVAKRGFRSWLFTVDHKRIGLMYLIAISSSFLLGGIFALLIRLELFSRGSTLMSGPMYNKIFTLHGAVMVFLFIIPSIPGSLGNFLLPIQVGAKDVAFPKLNLLSIWIYVFGAIFAVVSIIAGSVDTGWTFYTPYSLQDPAASVAVISILTGAFILGFSSILTGLNFIVTVHKLRAPGLTWRRLPLFVWALYATSVIQILATPVLAITLVLLIFERVFGLGIFDPRLGGDPLLFQHFFWFYSHPAVYIMIVPAMGVISEVIATFSRRAIFGYFAIAMSSLALALLGFLVWAHHMFTAGISEFATMLFSALTFLVAIPSGVKIFNWLATLYKGSIRLTTPMLYALSFISLFAIGGLTGLFLGTLAVDVHLHDTYFVVAHFHYTMVGGTVIALLAGVMYWWPKMIGKLYSELLTKIGFAFVFVGFNITFLSQFVLGARGMPRRYYDYLPRFEGLHRVSTVGSWVLGLGLLITLYALLQSLWKGKKAPPNPWGSAALEWQTASPPIVQNFPVTPTITRGPYDYHLASKEEVFDGFPEALRPSSTPSEG from the coding sequence ATGAAGGATGAGCTTAATACCAACTACCTTGTTGCCAAGCGGGGTTTTCGCTCTTGGCTTTTTACAGTGGACCATAAACGCATTGGATTGATGTATCTGATCGCGATTTCTTCTTCCTTTCTGTTAGGTGGAATTTTTGCCCTGCTGATTCGACTCGAGCTCTTTTCGAGAGGCTCCACTCTCATGAGTGGTCCGATGTACAATAAGATTTTCACCCTCCATGGGGCTGTGATGGTCTTTCTTTTTATCATTCCATCCATCCCAGGATCGTTAGGGAACTTTCTTCTCCCCATTCAGGTAGGGGCAAAAGATGTGGCTTTCCCCAAATTAAATCTGCTGTCGATATGGATTTACGTGTTTGGGGCTATCTTTGCGGTGGTAAGCATTATTGCGGGATCGGTAGACACCGGATGGACGTTCTACACCCCCTATAGCCTCCAGGATCCGGCAGCTTCTGTTGCTGTGATTTCTATCTTAACAGGCGCCTTTATTCTGGGGTTCTCATCAATTTTGACAGGCCTCAATTTTATCGTGACGGTGCATAAATTGCGGGCTCCAGGGCTTACTTGGAGGCGTCTCCCACTTTTCGTATGGGCGCTCTATGCAACCAGTGTGATTCAGATTTTGGCTACGCCAGTTCTAGCAATCACGTTGGTTTTGTTGATCTTCGAGCGTGTGTTTGGATTGGGCATCTTTGATCCCCGCTTAGGTGGCGATCCGCTTCTCTTTCAGCACTTTTTTTGGTTTTACTCCCATCCGGCGGTTTACATCATGATTGTGCCGGCGATGGGAGTTATCAGCGAAGTGATCGCTACCTTCTCCCGACGTGCTATTTTTGGTTACTTTGCGATTGCTATGAGTTCTCTCGCCCTAGCTCTCTTGGGCTTTTTGGTGTGGGCACATCATATGTTCACTGCAGGCATAAGCGAATTCGCAACGATGCTCTTCTCCGCCTTGACGTTCTTGGTGGCTATCCCTTCGGGAGTGAAGATTTTCAACTGGCTCGCGACCCTTTACAAAGGGTCGATTCGGTTGACCACACCGATGCTGTATGCTCTTTCGTTCATCTCTTTGTTTGCTATTGGAGGTCTTACCGGTCTCTTCTTAGGGACGCTTGCAGTGGACGTTCACCTGCATGATACTTACTTTGTTGTTGCTCACTTCCACTACACGATGGTGGGGGGTACCGTGATCGCCCTTTTAGCGGGGGTGATGTACTGGTGGCCTAAGATGATAGGGAAACTCTACAGTGAGCTGCTTACGAAAATAGGGTTTGCCTTTGTATTCGTTGGTTTCAACATCACATTTTTGAGTCAATTTGTGTTGGGGGCTCGAGGGATGCCACGCCGCTACTATGATTATTTACCACGGTTTGAAGGGCTTCATCGTGTTTCGACAGTGGGTTCATGGGTCTTAGGCTTGGGTCTTTTGATCACGCTGTATGCGTTGCTTCAATCTCTATGGAAAGGGAAGAAGGCCCCTCCAAATCCATGGGGATCGGCTGCTCTTGAATGGCAGACAGCGTCTCCTCCGATCGTACAAAACTTTCCTGTGACGCCTACGATCACGCGAGGGCCTTACGATTATCACCTAGCATCTAAGGAAGAAGTGTTTGATGGATTCCCAGAAGCGCTTCGCCCCTCCTCTACGCCTTCTGAAGGATAA
- the nrfD gene encoding NrfD/PsrC family molybdoenzyme membrane anchor subunit, translating into MSYHKPIKEIGEKPLVGVGVNLETVTSLVSSVTERKAPRGWWILFFCSLSLVGIFLLTISWLFWQGIGVWGNNSPVYWAWDITNFVWWVGIGHAGTLISAVLFLFRQKWRTAINRFAEAMTIFAVISALIYPAIHVGRIWVLYYVFPLPNQMYIWPNFKSPLLWDVFAVGTYFTVSLMFWYIGLIPDLATIRDRSITPLRQKIYGALALGWRGSNRHWQNYERAYLILAGLSTPLVLSVHSVVSFDFATSVEPGWHTTIFPPYFVAGAVFSGFAMVMTVLLIARSVFKLHHIVTMTHLELMNKIMLVTGNLVGYAYGMEFFTAWYSGNPYERYTFINRAFGPYAWAYWTMISCNVISPQFFWFKKIRTSIPFMFIISIMINIGMWFERFVIIVTSLHRDFIPSSWGMFHPTWFDISTFLGTIGLFFTLFLLFMRWVPMVAMAEVKGILPEADPHYKEAEVEKEHVQGTLSDTLTPEGAK; encoded by the coding sequence ATGAGTTATCACAAGCCCATTAAAGAAATTGGAGAAAAGCCCCTGGTTGGAGTTGGTGTTAATTTAGAAACGGTTACTTCTCTGGTGAGCAGTGTTACCGAACGTAAGGCTCCTCGAGGGTGGTGGATATTATTCTTCTGTTCCCTTTCTCTCGTTGGGATTTTCCTTTTGACGATTAGCTGGTTGTTTTGGCAAGGGATCGGTGTTTGGGGGAATAACTCTCCCGTCTATTGGGCGTGGGACATCACGAATTTCGTTTGGTGGGTTGGTATTGGCCATGCCGGAACGCTGATTTCAGCAGTTTTGTTTTTGTTTCGCCAAAAATGGCGCACCGCGATCAACCGATTTGCTGAGGCCATGACTATTTTTGCCGTTATCTCAGCGTTGATCTATCCAGCGATACACGTCGGTCGCATATGGGTCCTCTACTACGTGTTTCCGCTCCCCAATCAGATGTATATTTGGCCCAATTTTAAGAGCCCTCTTCTCTGGGACGTGTTTGCGGTAGGAACGTATTTCACGGTCTCTTTGATGTTTTGGTACATAGGACTTATTCCTGATCTGGCAACGATCCGAGATCGCTCGATTACCCCGTTAAGGCAAAAAATCTATGGTGCTCTCGCGTTAGGCTGGCGAGGCTCAAATCGCCATTGGCAGAACTATGAGCGCGCTTATCTGATTCTGGCAGGGCTTTCAACTCCTCTTGTGCTTTCAGTGCACTCGGTCGTTAGCTTTGACTTCGCCACCTCTGTGGAGCCAGGGTGGCATACCACGATTTTCCCCCCCTACTTTGTTGCTGGAGCGGTGTTTTCTGGATTTGCTATGGTTATGACTGTGCTTTTGATTGCCCGCTCGGTATTCAAATTGCATCATATCGTCACGATGACGCATCTCGAACTGATGAACAAGATCATGCTCGTGACAGGCAACCTGGTCGGCTATGCCTACGGAATGGAATTCTTCACCGCATGGTATTCCGGGAATCCCTATGAGCGGTATACATTTATCAATCGCGCGTTTGGTCCCTACGCTTGGGCATATTGGACGATGATCAGCTGCAACGTGATTTCTCCTCAGTTCTTCTGGTTCAAAAAAATCCGAACCAGCATCCCTTTTATGTTTATCATTTCAATTATGATCAACATCGGAATGTGGTTTGAGCGATTTGTCATCATTGTCACATCTCTTCACCGAGACTTTATTCCGTCTTCGTGGGGTATGTTTCATCCCACCTGGTTTGATATCTCGACGTTCTTGGGGACAATTGGTCTCTTCTTCACGCTTTTCTTGCTCTTTATGCGCTGGGTCCCGATGGTTGCGATGGCGGAAGTGAAAGGGATTCTTCCGGAAGCGGATCCTCATTATAAAGAAGCTGAAGTGGAAAAAGAACACGTGCAAGGTACTCTTTCTGACACTCTCACTCCTGAAGGAGCAAAGTGA
- a CDS encoding cytochrome c oxidase subunit 3 family protein yields the protein MANYEAVASSSMPPTQGEHAHEHPKWLAHHFDTPFQQFDAAKLGMWVFIVTEVLMLGGLFVAYALYRSHETSVFVAAHHCLDKTFGVTNTVVLLLSSLTAALAVRSAQVGERSKTSLYLVITLLCACIFLGIKCMEYSHKVHEGLLPGHYFGHPYFDLNQTAHWYESLPARASMFFGLYFMMTGLHGLHVLIGMGILIWVLRRNIRGDFDRNYFTAVDIGALYWHLVDLVWIYLFPLLYLIE from the coding sequence ATGGCAAATTATGAAGCAGTCGCCTCTTCTTCAATGCCTCCCACCCAAGGTGAACATGCTCACGAACACCCAAAATGGTTAGCTCATCATTTTGATACCCCCTTTCAGCAGTTTGATGCAGCAAAGCTGGGAATGTGGGTTTTCATCGTTACTGAAGTGCTGATGCTCGGTGGGCTGTTTGTTGCTTATGCTCTCTATCGCTCTCATGAGACTTCGGTATTTGTTGCTGCTCACCATTGTTTAGATAAGACCTTTGGGGTGACGAACACGGTGGTTCTGCTCTTGAGCAGTTTGACAGCGGCACTTGCGGTCCGTTCCGCTCAAGTGGGAGAACGTTCGAAGACCTCTCTCTATTTGGTGATCACGCTTCTATGCGCATGTATCTTTTTGGGGATCAAATGCATGGAGTATTCCCATAAGGTTCACGAGGGTCTTCTACCGGGCCACTATTTCGGCCATCCGTATTTTGATTTGAATCAAACAGCGCATTGGTATGAGTCCTTGCCTGCGCGTGCCAGTATGTTCTTCGGTCTCTATTTTATGATGACTGGCTTACATGGTCTTCATGTGCTGATCGGAATGGGGATTCTGATTTGGGTTTTACGGAGAAATATTCGGGGCGATTTTGATCGGAATTACTTTACAGCTGTGGACATAGGGGCTCTTTATTGGCACCTTGTGGATTTGGTTTGGATCTATCTTTTCCCACTTCTTTATCTCATTGAATAG
- a CDS encoding DUF3341 domain-containing protein → MEPSLELAQSPAPRTAANAPKKPALLLAEFDTAEDIVHAAEKVKTAGYQNWDIHTPFPVHGMDAAMGLSDSKLGWIVLAAGLTGCLSAALLIWWTNGIDYPLIVGGKPPASIPTMVPVCFEFTILFSAFGAVFGMFYLNRLPRHYHPIFESERFLAATSHKFFLSIEVCDPKFDLEKSRLLLESARAKYVEVLEEGA, encoded by the coding sequence ATGGAACCCTCACTTGAACTTGCTCAGTCACCTGCTCCTCGAACAGCTGCCAACGCGCCGAAGAAGCCTGCTCTTCTGTTGGCAGAATTTGATACGGCGGAAGATATTGTACATGCTGCTGAGAAAGTCAAAACTGCAGGTTATCAGAATTGGGATATCCATACCCCTTTCCCTGTTCATGGGATGGATGCTGCAATGGGGCTTTCTGATTCCAAGCTCGGATGGATTGTCTTAGCTGCAGGGTTGACTGGATGCTTGAGTGCGGCCCTTTTGATTTGGTGGACAAACGGGATTGATTATCCGCTCATAGTAGGGGGTAAACCTCCTGCTTCTATCCCTACGATGGTTCCAGTTTGCTTTGAATTCACAATTCTATTCTCTGCCTTTGGTGCAGTATTCGGGATGTTCTATTTGAATCGGCTCCCTCGACATTACCATCCCATTTTTGAATCGGAGCGGTTTTTAGCTGCGACTAGCCATAAGTTTTTTCTTTCGATTGAAGTGTGTGATCCTAAATTTGATCTTGAAAAGAGCCGTCTTCTATTGGAGTCAGCGCGAGCCAAATACGTAGAAGTGTTGGAGGAGGGCGCTTAA
- a CDS encoding cytochrome C oxidase subunit IV family protein: MEHPRLSVHSSRALASSSDGHIASVRFYVGVFAALVLLTIVTVKVSYYNFGEANVLIAMLIATMKASLVAAFFMHLTHDRLFNTIIFVLAFLFLGVFFLFTVDDENTRGHIDEVNGTRVLPAKGEVAPGGMSSI; encoded by the coding sequence ATGGAACATCCTCGTTTATCGGTACATTCATCTCGCGCATTAGCTTCCTCCTCTGATGGCCATATAGCTTCAGTTCGCTTTTATGTAGGAGTTTTCGCTGCGTTAGTGCTGTTGACGATTGTTACAGTCAAGGTCTCCTATTACAATTTTGGAGAGGCCAACGTTTTGATCGCTATGCTCATCGCTACGATGAAGGCATCGCTTGTAGCTGCTTTCTTTATGCATTTAACCCACGATCGTCTCTTTAATACGATTATTTTTGTTTTGGCCTTCTTATTCTTGGGAGTGTTTTTCCTCTTTACGGTCGATGATGAGAATACCCGTGGCCATATCGATGAGGTGAATGGAACGCGTGTGCTTCCTGCTAAAGGTGAGGTTGCTCCTGGCGGGATGAGCTCTATTTAA
- the coxB gene encoding cytochrome c oxidase subunit II: MPSQLSSYAAEVDDLYFFIFWLSVVLFALIMGLLFYFVWKYRCRPGVEAVPTGHNMLLEMSWMIAPLFILVVLFHWGFRTYLKLAVVPPDAIEVRVRAFQWGWDFEYPNGAHSEELKVPVSKPIKLIISSADVIHSLFIPELRIKKDAVPGMYTALWFDANEIKETDVFCAEYCGGRGVGDKVSGHWSMLTKLKVLPQSDYEQFLRDSVVPKLGETPAQWGARLYETKNCKQCHSLDGSEAAGPTWKNIWNRHEVLNNGEQVVVEENYVRESILKPQAKIVKGFGPVMPTYQGILQDQEIDAIIEFMKTLK; this comes from the coding sequence ATGCCTTCGCAGTTGTCGTCTTATGCGGCAGAAGTAGACGACCTCTATTTCTTTATCTTTTGGCTTAGCGTTGTTCTTTTCGCTCTGATTATGGGGCTTTTATTCTACTTCGTTTGGAAATATCGATGTAGGCCTGGAGTTGAGGCGGTCCCCACAGGGCATAATATGCTTCTCGAGATGTCGTGGATGATTGCACCTCTCTTTATCCTTGTGGTGCTCTTCCATTGGGGATTTCGAACCTACCTAAAGTTGGCAGTTGTCCCTCCAGATGCCATCGAGGTACGGGTCCGCGCTTTTCAATGGGGATGGGACTTTGAATATCCTAATGGAGCGCACAGCGAAGAGCTGAAGGTCCCAGTCAGCAAGCCGATTAAATTGATTATCTCTTCAGCGGATGTGATCCATTCTCTCTTCATTCCTGAGCTTCGTATCAAGAAAGACGCTGTTCCAGGGATGTATACGGCTCTTTGGTTTGATGCGAACGAGATCAAAGAGACAGATGTTTTCTGCGCAGAGTACTGTGGAGGCCGTGGTGTCGGAGACAAAGTCTCAGGGCATTGGTCGATGTTGACGAAGTTGAAGGTTCTGCCTCAGAGTGATTATGAGCAATTCCTGCGTGATTCCGTAGTGCCGAAGCTGGGAGAAACTCCGGCTCAGTGGGGTGCGCGTCTGTATGAAACCAAAAATTGTAAGCAGTGCCATTCTCTAGATGGTTCTGAAGCGGCAGGTCCGACTTGGAAAAACATATGGAACCGTCACGAAGTTCTGAACAATGGCGAGCAAGTTGTGGTAGAAGAGAATTACGTTCGGGAGTCTATCTTAAAGCCGCAAGCGAAGATCGTGAAGGGATTCGGGCCGGTGATGCCTACTTATCAAGGGATCCTTCAAGATCAAGAAATAGATGCAATCATTGAGTTTATGAAGACCTTGAAATGA
- a CDS encoding SCO family protein gives MARWVNIKAIVFFGALLWISSAKSQINVPVPDFEKVDVVEHLGQTLPREAQFVDQNGTTVQLGDLFREHKASVLVFAYHTCPMLCTFVLDAVNKGLRGIPWSVGEQFDVIVISIDPQDTPALASQKREQVLFSYGSRGKQEGWHFLVGDETNIHRVSDAAGFYFRYDSEQKQYAHPAAAFLLTPEGKIARYLYGIEYKPTDLRIGLLEASEGRSISTVEKLLLYCYHYDPKGSHYALVALNVMKLGGCVTVVLLGGMLGFFWIKEMRASARTK, from the coding sequence ATGGCTAGATGGGTTAACATCAAGGCTATTGTTTTTTTTGGAGCGCTCCTATGGATAAGTTCTGCTAAGAGTCAGATCAATGTTCCTGTACCTGATTTTGAAAAGGTAGATGTCGTTGAACATTTAGGGCAGACGCTTCCACGGGAAGCTCAGTTTGTGGATCAGAATGGGACTACCGTTCAATTGGGCGATCTGTTCAGAGAGCATAAAGCTTCCGTTCTTGTATTTGCTTACCATACCTGTCCAATGTTGTGCACGTTTGTGCTGGATGCTGTCAACAAGGGGTTGCGTGGAATCCCTTGGTCGGTGGGGGAGCAATTCGATGTAATTGTCATCAGTATTGATCCTCAGGATACGCCCGCGCTTGCCTCTCAAAAGCGGGAGCAGGTCCTATTTTCTTACGGTTCGCGAGGGAAACAGGAAGGGTGGCATTTTTTAGTCGGCGACGAGACCAATATTCACCGGGTTTCCGATGCAGCTGGATTCTATTTCCGCTATGATTCTGAGCAGAAACAATATGCTCATCCCGCAGCTGCTTTCTTGCTGACGCCGGAAGGGAAGATCGCTCGTTATCTTTATGGGATCGAGTACAAGCCGACAGACCTGCGCATTGGACTATTGGAGGCCTCTGAAGGCCGATCGATTTCTACAGTCGAAAAGCTTCTGCTTTACTGTTATCATTACGATCCGAAAGGGAGCCATTATGCTCTTGTTGCCTTAAACGTAATGAAATTAGGGGGATGTGTTACAGTTGTGTTGTTGGGAGGTATGTTAGGGTTTTTCTGGATTAAAGAAATGCGGGCGAGCGCGAGAACAAAATGA
- a CDS encoding 4Fe-4S dicluster domain-containing protein translates to MTKRMPYLFESISKETPLYWRSLEEKERLHDPALEGERAVEFKSEQLPGKMGRRGFLEVMGSIAALAGAAGCRRPIQRIVPYTKMPEQVIPGVPARYATAYACRGEVLGLVVESHEGRPTKVEGNPDHPASLGAASLHAQASVLDLYDPDRSEAPRHRGAVTIWSAFDADLQKWIPLWVKDGGAKLRFLFQPASSPTLIRLQALVKQRFPNAVMHSYEPIDRFNAWEGGKLAFGRPVQVHARYDYASVVVSVDSDFLQTEGASTLAARRFANGRRLRQAGDPMSRLYVIESAFTLTGTNADHRVQVAPSQIEGWVIALAKELAEKHGVDFGDLSSSLKEKDVSHMSAFQISVVAQELVRHRGKGIVVAGWRQSPLVHALVHAINQGLANVGNGIEYTEPIEKWSEANVDIASVQSLKTLVEAMRGGQVDALVIMGGNPVYDAPADLRFGDALSSVAYSVHLSSHYDETSERCLWHLPRSHALEAWGDCRSEDGTLAVQQPLIAPLYQSHSEIELLAEWLEIPEKDGYKLVRATWDEMARASVLGSQHWSWARLLRDGVASGTALPPLGDLELQWGAVQQQLAAWKAEVLPSSSKLEVVFIPCPKMMDGRYANNAWLAELPDPLTKLVWDNAALLSKKTADVLNVRNGDKLRLQAGEREITVGAWILPGIAEHVIVLHLGWGRTRAGRVGNGIGFDVYPLRSASDFYRIVGVRVSKEVGARHHFVQTQTHDSMEGRPVAREANYEEYKKSPHFPFFQAPPPRALPLWEPVKYEGYKWGMSIDLTACTGCNACVVACQAENNIAVVGKEQVDKGRILHWIRVDRYFLGDEESPQVAYQPLACVQCEDAPCENVCPVNATVHSPEGLNDMVYNRCIGTRYCANNCPYKVRRFNYLNFEEEFWKSPHAPETIQMARNPNVTVRIRGVMEKCTYCVQRIQVAKIEAKEEEHPIRDGAITPACAQSCPTEAIVFGDLNDPNSRVAALRKVDRRYELLAEIGTRPRTSYLAKVRNPNPEVKG, encoded by the coding sequence ATGACGAAGCGTATGCCTTATTTGTTTGAGTCTATTAGTAAGGAAACTCCTCTTTATTGGAGGAGCCTTGAGGAAAAAGAGCGGCTGCATGATCCTGCCTTGGAAGGAGAGCGTGCGGTTGAATTTAAATCAGAGCAGCTGCCTGGCAAGATGGGGAGGCGTGGGTTTTTAGAAGTGATGGGATCGATCGCTGCCCTTGCTGGGGCTGCAGGATGCCGTCGCCCTATCCAAAGGATCGTTCCTTATACCAAGATGCCAGAGCAGGTAATCCCTGGCGTCCCTGCCCGTTATGCGACGGCTTATGCCTGTCGAGGGGAAGTTCTTGGTCTCGTGGTGGAGTCACATGAGGGGCGACCGACGAAAGTAGAAGGAAATCCAGATCATCCGGCCAGTCTTGGGGCAGCTAGTCTTCACGCGCAGGCTTCTGTGCTCGATTTGTATGACCCGGATCGGTCTGAAGCGCCTCGACATCGAGGAGCAGTGACTATATGGAGTGCATTCGATGCAGACCTTCAAAAATGGATCCCTTTGTGGGTCAAAGATGGGGGGGCCAAGCTCCGTTTCCTGTTCCAGCCTGCAAGTTCCCCAACATTGATTCGTTTGCAAGCGCTTGTGAAACAGCGTTTCCCCAATGCTGTTATGCATTCTTATGAGCCGATCGACCGATTTAACGCCTGGGAAGGTGGGAAGCTTGCATTTGGCCGACCTGTGCAAGTGCACGCGCGATATGATTACGCTTCGGTTGTCGTGTCGGTTGATTCGGATTTTCTCCAGACAGAAGGGGCTAGCACGTTAGCAGCGCGCCGGTTTGCAAATGGTCGCCGTCTCCGTCAGGCGGGCGATCCGATGAGTCGACTTTATGTGATTGAGTCCGCTTTTACGCTAACAGGGACCAATGCAGATCACCGAGTTCAAGTGGCCCCTTCTCAGATAGAGGGATGGGTGATTGCGCTTGCTAAGGAGCTTGCTGAGAAACATGGCGTTGATTTCGGAGATCTCTCCTCTTCGTTAAAGGAAAAAGATGTTTCTCATATGAGTGCTTTCCAAATTTCGGTGGTGGCTCAAGAGCTGGTCCGTCATCGCGGAAAAGGGATTGTGGTGGCGGGGTGGCGTCAATCTCCTCTTGTTCACGCGCTTGTGCATGCAATCAATCAAGGTCTAGCTAATGTGGGAAATGGTATCGAATATACCGAGCCCATTGAAAAATGGAGCGAAGCGAATGTAGATATCGCTTCCGTGCAAAGTCTTAAAACGCTTGTTGAAGCGATGCGTGGTGGGCAGGTTGATGCGCTCGTGATCATGGGCGGGAATCCGGTATATGATGCTCCAGCAGATCTGCGATTTGGTGATGCGCTTTCTTCTGTCGCGTATTCGGTTCACCTCTCTTCTCATTACGATGAGACTTCGGAAAGATGTCTTTGGCACTTGCCTCGGTCCCATGCTTTGGAAGCGTGGGGTGATTGCAGAAGTGAGGACGGTACGCTTGCAGTTCAGCAACCTCTGATTGCTCCTCTCTACCAGAGCCACAGCGAGATTGAATTGCTTGCCGAATGGTTGGAGATTCCTGAGAAAGATGGTTATAAGCTTGTCCGGGCGACATGGGATGAAATGGCGAGAGCCTCTGTATTGGGTTCTCAACATTGGAGTTGGGCGCGATTGCTGCGCGATGGCGTTGCCTCAGGCACTGCGCTTCCTCCCCTTGGAGATCTCGAGCTTCAGTGGGGTGCAGTTCAACAGCAGCTTGCTGCGTGGAAGGCAGAGGTTTTGCCTAGCTCGAGCAAATTGGAAGTTGTATTTATCCCGTGCCCTAAGATGATGGACGGTCGCTATGCGAATAATGCATGGCTTGCGGAACTGCCTGATCCGCTCACGAAGTTGGTTTGGGATAACGCCGCTCTTCTCAGTAAAAAGACAGCAGATGTGTTAAATGTGCGCAATGGGGATAAGCTGCGCCTCCAAGCAGGAGAGAGGGAAATTACGGTTGGAGCGTGGATCCTACCAGGGATTGCAGAGCATGTGATTGTGCTCCACCTGGGATGGGGTAGGACCCGAGCGGGTCGCGTTGGAAATGGAATTGGTTTCGATGTCTATCCTCTTCGTAGCGCATCGGATTTCTATCGAATTGTTGGCGTTCGTGTGAGCAAAGAGGTTGGTGCGCGCCATCATTTTGTCCAAACGCAGACGCATGATTCGATGGAAGGACGCCCGGTTGCCCGTGAAGCGAATTATGAAGAGTACAAGAAATCGCCACATTTCCCTTTCTTTCAGGCCCCTCCTCCTCGAGCGCTCCCGCTTTGGGAACCTGTGAAATATGAAGGGTATAAGTGGGGCATGAGTATTGACTTGACTGCCTGTACTGGCTGCAATGCTTGTGTCGTTGCGTGTCAGGCAGAAAACAATATTGCTGTGGTGGGAAAGGAGCAGGTGGATAAGGGGCGTATTCTCCACTGGATCAGAGTGGATCGGTATTTCCTTGGGGATGAGGAGAGTCCTCAAGTAGCATATCAACCTCTTGCGTGTGTTCAGTGTGAAGATGCACCTTGTGAGAACGTGTGTCCGGTCAATGCGACGGTGCACAGCCCAGAAGGGCTCAACGATATGGTGTACAATCGCTGTATCGGAACACGGTATTGTGCCAACAACTGCCCCTACAAAGTTCGCCGATTCAATTATTTGAATTTTGAAGAAGAATTTTGGAAGTCTCCGCATGCGCCGGAAACTATCCAGATGGCCCGCAACCCCAATGTGACTGTTCGTATCCGTGGGGTGATGGAGAAATGCACGTATTGTGTGCAACGCATTCAGGTGGCCAAGATTGAAGCGAAAGAAGAAGAGCATCCCATCCGCGATGGTGCGATTACTCCTGCATGTGCTCAGAGTTGTCCTACCGAGGCGATTGTGTTCGGTGATTTGAACGATCCGAATAGCCGTGTCGCTGCCCTTCGAAAGGTCGATCGACGCTATGAACTGCTTGCAGAAATAGGGACGAGGCCACGTACTTCCTACCTTGCAAAAGTCCGTAATCCCAATCCCGAGGTGAAGGGATGA
- a CDS encoding c-type cytochrome, whose product MKDLRKACSLLAQGGLLLALQGMGCRGQTSEEPPALLVRNMWSQPRYNAQSYSHFFPDHRTMRTPVEGTISREQEVDDPEVLRGRLEDDSGYVLAIPTAVMERLGGSEKAVKVGQDRFARYCTPCHGINGEGDGIIVSRGLNKPPSFREERLRHAPDGQLYATISHGVRTMPEYGSKLTVSQRWAVVHYVRALQLSLASTDKGEHQP is encoded by the coding sequence GTGAAAGACTTGAGGAAAGCGTGCAGTCTCTTGGCCCAAGGGGGACTACTTCTTGCTTTGCAGGGGATGGGATGTCGTGGGCAGACGTCAGAAGAGCCTCCGGCTCTGCTGGTTCGGAACATGTGGAGCCAGCCTCGTTATAATGCTCAGTCGTATAGTCATTTCTTCCCTGATCATCGAACGATGAGAACTCCTGTGGAGGGGACCATTTCGAGGGAGCAGGAGGTTGACGATCCAGAAGTTTTGCGGGGGAGACTTGAAGATGATTCTGGATATGTGCTTGCAATCCCGACTGCAGTGATGGAGCGACTGGGGGGATCGGAAAAAGCAGTTAAGGTGGGGCAGGATCGATTTGCTCGCTATTGTACCCCCTGTCATGGGATCAATGGGGAAGGGGATGGTATCATCGTGAGCCGAGGTCTTAACAAACCCCCAAGCTTTCGCGAAGAACGTCTCCGTCATGCGCCTGATGGACAGCTTTATGCGACTATCTCTCATGGAGTCCGAACGATGCCTGAATATGGATCAAAACTGACTGTCTCTCAGCGTTGGGCTGTGGTCCATTATGTGCGGGCACTTCAGCTTTCTCTCGCTTCGACAGATAAAGGAGAGCATCAGCCATGA